The window TATGATGCTGCTTGTACTCCAGATCTTTACCTTTTTGACACGTCACTGAAACTTGTGTATCGAGGGCAGCTAGATGACTCGCGACCTGGTAACGGCATTCCTTTAACAGGAAGGTCTTTAAGAGAAGCGATGGATGCTATTCTAGGAAATAAACAAGTTCCTGCTATACAGAAACCAAGTATAGGTTGTAATATCAAGTGGAAGTAATTGATGCTACTAGAACCTTTTTTTCTAAAGTAGAAATAGTAATTTAGCAACTTAATAAAAACGAGTATATGTTTTCACTTAAAGTGATCTGGAATCCGCTAGAAGGTCTTGATCTAGGTTTTTTTACCTTACATTTTTACAGTTTATCCTATGTAATTGCCTTTGTACTGGGCTGGTATATCATTAAACCTATTTTTAAGAGAGATAACGTAAGTGTGGAGAAAATAGATCCGCTTTTTATGTATACCGTTATAGGCTGTCTAGTAGGTGCTCGCATAGGACACTATCTTTTTTATGAAACTGCCATTCTTTTTAATGATCCTCTTCATGTACTACTACCATTTAAAACCGATCCATTTGAATGGACTGGTTTTGCTGGTATGGCAAGTCACGGAGCCGCAATAGGCATTATTATAGCGATGTTCTTTTACAGTCGTAAGCACTTACAAAAAAACATGTTATGGATCCTAGACCGTATCGTAATTCCTACTGCTATAGGAGGAACTTTTGTACGCTTAGGAAATTTAATGAATAGTGAGATCAACGGGAAAGCAACTGACTTTTTTGCTGGTTTTAAATTTGTAAGAGACTTGAGTGATGATGATGTTGCAGCCGCATTGAGTAAAGTAAAAGTTCAAGGAACTGATAATAAAATTGATGCTCTAGTGAACGATCCTCAATATGCAGATTTACTTGCTTCCATCCCATATAAACATCCTGCACAGTTGTATGAGGCAATTTGTTACGTAGGTCTTTTTATAATATTATATTTAACTTATTGGAAAACAGATAAGCGTAATAAACTAGGATACTTATTAGGTATGTTCTTTGTGCTATTATTTACAGTGCGTCTATTTATTGAAATTATTAAAGAACCGCAAACTGATACGGATGCATTTCAATTTGCAAGTATGCACTTCAACACGGGACAATTACTAAGTGTTCCCTTTATTCTCCTAGGTCTATTCCTAATGTTTAGACCAGAAGGAATGTTTGAAAAGAAAACCAATGCGTAATTTGATTACAGGTCTTTTTGTAGCCACTATAATTGCGAGCAGTTGTAAGCCTAATTTCGAAGAAGAAATGAAGTCTAAGGATTTCAGCTTTCAAAATGAGGCTACAGGTTATTTTATTACTAAAGAAAAAGACACTTTAAAAAAGTTACAGCTAGAATTAGCAGATACGGATTACAAAGTCCAGCTAGGCATGACTTACAAAGAAGAACTTACCGAAGATCAGGGATTGCTATTCGTTTTTGATAGGTCTGATCCTCGTCAGTTTTATATGAAAAATACAAATGTACCCCTGGACATTATTTTTGTGGACGAAAACTACATTATAGATAGTTTTGTTTCTAATGCACAACCCAATGACACTACCATTTCAAAGAGTAAAAAGCCAGTACAATATGTACTTGATTTAAAAGCTGGAATGGCTACTAAATTGGGGCTTCAAGAAGGCGACACTTTTATATGGGAATGAGTTTTGTAAATTAGAATAATTCTTCCATAAAGAATTATATAACTCCCTTGAAAATACGCTTAACTTATTGAAGAAAGGATATGTTACTTCGCGTTACTTGCCGTTGTATCTGCTACTAAATGTAAAGTTCAGCGTTATTAATTACTGTAAACGACCATTGTACCTGCGACTAGCATCTCATTGTACTCTTTCTTACCTATAAATCTAATAAAAGAAAATGCCACTATTTTTAAAGTGGCATTTATCTAAGTATATTTTAAAGTTATCGCTTTCGCGAAAGCGAGACTTACATCATTTAATAATTGATATACAA is drawn from Nonlabens dokdonensis DSW-6 and contains these coding sequences:
- a CDS encoding DUF192 domain-containing protein, coding for MRNLITGLFVATIIASSCKPNFEEEMKSKDFSFQNEATGYFITKEKDTLKKLQLELADTDYKVQLGMTYKEELTEDQGLLFVFDRSDPRQFYMKNTNVPLDIIFVDENYIIDSFVSNAQPNDTTISKSKKPVQYVLDLKAGMATKLGLQEGDTFIWE
- the lgt gene encoding prolipoprotein diacylglyceryl transferase, which gives rise to MFSLKVIWNPLEGLDLGFFTLHFYSLSYVIAFVLGWYIIKPIFKRDNVSVEKIDPLFMYTVIGCLVGARIGHYLFYETAILFNDPLHVLLPFKTDPFEWTGFAGMASHGAAIGIIIAMFFYSRKHLQKNMLWILDRIVIPTAIGGTFVRLGNLMNSEINGKATDFFAGFKFVRDLSDDDVAAALSKVKVQGTDNKIDALVNDPQYADLLASIPYKHPAQLYEAICYVGLFIILYLTYWKTDKRNKLGYLLGMFFVLLFTVRLFIEIIKEPQTDTDAFQFASMHFNTGQLLSVPFILLGLFLMFRPEGMFEKKTNA